A section of the Triticum dicoccoides isolate Atlit2015 ecotype Zavitan chromosome 7A, WEW_v2.0, whole genome shotgun sequence genome encodes:
- the LOC119334411 gene encoding protein DETOXIFICATION 16-like yields the protein MEMPSVDEQPLLVERDDNAAAPEAKRLLRLAGPLVASGILRCALQLVSVMFVGHLGELPLAGASLATSLANVTGFSLLAGMASALDTLCGQAFGARQYHLLGVYKQRAMLVLTLACVPIALVWANTARFLLLLGQDPAIAAEAGAYARWLIPALVPYVPLTCHIRFLQTQSIVLPVMASSTVTSLSHVAVCWALVHKAGMGSKGAALATAVSYSTNLAILSLYTRLSGACKRTWTGFSMQAFKELRQFADLAVPSAMMVCLEWWSFELLVLLSGLLPNPKLETSVLSICLNTGALMFMVPSGLCTAISTRVSNELGAGRPHAAKLATRLVVCMALFAGSVISITMISLRKFWGYMYSNEEEVVTYIARMIPVLAISFFIDGIHTSLSGVLYGCGEQKIGARVNLAAFYLAGIPLAVLLAFVLHLNGMGLWLGIVCGSLTKLVLLMWIVLSINWEKEAIKAKDMVLGSSLPAA from the exons ATGGAGATGCCGAGCGTAGACGAGCAGCCCCTGCTCGTGGAGCGGGACGACAATGCGGCGGCACCGGAGGCGAAGCGACTGCTGCGGCTGGCGGGGCCGCTGGTGGCAAGCGGCATCCTCCGGTGCGCGCTGCAGCTGGTGTCCGTGATGTTTGTCGGCCACCTTGGCGAGCTGCCCCTCGCCGGCGCTTCGCTCGCCACCTCCCTCGCCAACGTCACCGGCTTCAGCCTGCTAGCCGGCATGGCGAGCGCGCTGGACACGCTGTGCGGGCAGGCGTTCGGCGCGCGGCAGTACCACCTCCTCGGCGTCTACAAGCAGCGGGCGATGCTGGTGCTCACGCTCGCCTGCGTCCCCATCGCCCTCGTCTGGGCCAACACCGCCCGGTTCCTCCTGCTCCTCGGCCAGGACCCGGCCATCGCCGCCGAGGCCGGCGCCTACGCGCGGTGGCTCATCCCGGCCCTCGTCCCCTACGTCCCTCTCACGTGCCACATCCGGTTCCTGCAGACACAGAGCATCGTCCTTCCGGTCATGGCCAGCTCCACCGTGACGTCGCTGAGCCACGTCGCCGTGTGCTGGGCGCTGGTGCACAAGGCGGGCATGGGCAGCAAAGGCGCGGCGCTGGCCACCGCAGTTTCCTACTCCACAAACCTGGCTATACTGTCCCTGTACACGAGGCTGTCCGGCGCCTGCAAGAGGACGTGGACTGGGTTCTCCATGCAGGCATTCAAGGAGCTGCGCCAGTTTGCGGATCTCGCTGTCCCGTCGGCCATGATGGTTTG CTTGGAATGGTGGTCGTTTGAATTGCTTGTGCTGCTCTCTGGTCTTCTGCCTAATCCTAAGCTTGAGACCTCAGTATTGTCAATATG TCTTAACACCGGTGCTCTCATGTTCATGGTGCCATCTGGTCTCTGCACAGCCATAAG TACACGCGTTTCCAATGAACTTGGTGCCGGTAGGCCTCACGCAGCGAAGCTGGCAACTAGACTGGTCGTATGCATGGCCCTGTTTGCCGGCTCAGTAATCTCCATCACAATGATTTCTCTACGCAAATTTTGGGGCTACATGTACAGCAACGAGGAAGAAGTCGTGACATATATTGCCAGGATGATACCTGtcctcgccatatctttcttcatagATGGAATCCACACATCTCTTTCAG GTGTGCTCTATGGATGTGGTGAGCAGAAGATTGGTGCGCGTGTCAACCTCGCCGCGTTCTACTTGGCAGGCATCCCTTTGGCCGTGTTGCTTGCATTCGTCTTGCATTTGAACGGGATG GGTCTTTGGCTCGGCATCGTCTGTGGTAGTCTCACCAAACTTGTGTTGCTCATGTGGATCGTTCTTTCGATAAACTGGGAGAAGGAG GCAATTAAAGCAAAAGACATGGTGTTAGGATCTTCTCTTCCCGCTGCATGA